The genomic segment GCCCGGTGCGCCGCCAGCGCGGCGGCGAGGCGGTGGACCGCCGCGGCGTCCAGGCTCACCCCCGGCTCGTCCAGCAGCCACACCGCCGCCGGGCTCGCCACGATGCGCGCGATCGCCAGCCGCCGCCGCTGCCCGGCCGAGAGCAGGCCGACGGGCGTGTCCGCCAGCTCGCGCAGGTCCAGGCGGTCCAGCGCCGCGTCCACCCCGTCCGGCGCCGCGCCGTGCAGCTTCGCCCAGAACGCCAGGTTCTCGCGCGCCGTCAGCACGGGCTTGAGCGCGTCGGCGTGGCCCAGGTAAGCGAGCCGGCCGCGGTGCGCCTCGTCGCCCGGATCGATCGCCTCGCCGTTCCAGAAGAGCCGCCCGGCGGCGGGCGGCAGCAGCCCGGCCAGCACGCGCAGCAGCGACGATTTGCCGCTCCCGTTGGGGCCGCGCAGCACCAGCGCGTCGCCCGGTTCCAGCGCGAAGCGCACGCCCGCGAACACCGGCACGTCCCCGCGCAGACAGCCCAGGCCGTCGGCTTCCAGGGTTCCGGCGGGCAAGGCGTGGCGGGCCATCGCGGCGGGTCGTGCCTCGGATCGGGGTGTTCACCGGGCCCTGTGGACGCCATCCTGGGCCGAAGGCGGGAAGACCACGCCGCGGCCAGCGCCGTCAACATGCGCGGGCGGCCTTGAATTTCGGACTCAGCGGTCCAGATCGCAGCGTATGATGCCCGAAGCACCCACCAAGACCGAGCACGCCGGTCCCGGCCGGCCGCGCGCCTTCGACGAGGCCGAGGCGCTGCGCGCCGCGCTGACGGTGTTCTGGGAGCAGGGCTACGAAGCCACCTCGGTGGACACGCTGATCCGGGCCATGGGGATCAGCCGGTCCAGCTTCTACGGCTGCTTCGGCTCCAAGCACGGGGCGATGCTGGCGGCGCTGCGCCGCTATGCCGACGACAGCCTCGACCGGCTGGCCGAGGTGGCGGCGGCGGAACGCACGCCGCGCGCGGCCGTGCGCGCCATGATCCACGCCATGGTGACGACGAAGGACGCCCACCGCGGCTGCCTGCTGGTCAACTGCATCAGCGAGCTGGCCGCCCGCGACGCCGAGATCACCGAGTTGATCCAGCGCCACATCGCCCGTGTCGAGCGCCTGCTGGCGGAGACGATCGCGGAGGCCGACGCCGACGGCGCGGCCGACCGGGCGCGGGCGTTGGTGTCGCTGACGCTGGGGGCGATCACGCTGCGCAAGGCGGGCCTGCCGCCCGAGCAGGTCGACGCCGCGCTGAACCGCGCCGAGCCGCTGCTTCCCACAGCCTGACCATCCCGGCGGTCCACGCACCGCCGTGCTCTGACTCCCGCTAATTCTGGACTAAATGGTCCATATTCCGAACCGGTGGAGGAACCCCGATGACCACGCCCAAACTCTTCACGCCCATCCAGGTCGGCGACCTGGAGCTGCCCCACCGCGTCGTCATGGCGCCGCTGACGCGCAACCGCGCGCGGGCCAGCGACGATGCGCCGCACGCGCTGCACGCCGAATACTACGCCCAGCGCGCCTCGGCGGGGCTGATCATCACCGAAGCGACGCAGATCACGCCCGAGGGCAAGGGCTACGCCTGGACGCCCGGCATCCACAGCGAGAGCCAGCTCGACGGCTGGCGCGCCGTGACCGAGGCCGTGCACGCGCGCGGCGGGCGCATCTTCCTGCAGCTCTGGCACGTCGGGCGCATCTCCCACACCTCGCTGCAGCCGAACGGGCAGGCCCCGGTCGGGCCCTCGGCCGAGGCGGCGGACGCCCACACCTTCGACGGCACCGGCTTCGTCAAGACCTCCACGCCGCGCGCGCTGGAGACGGACGAGATCCCGCGCGTCCTCGACGACTACCGCCGCGCCGCGCGGAACGCGAAGGACGTCGGCTTCGACGGGGTCGAGGTGCACGCCGCCAACGGCTACCTGCTGGACCAGTTCCTGCGCGACGGCGCCAATCACCGCACCGACGCCTACGGCGGCTCGCCCGAGAACCGCGTGCGCATCCTGCGCGAGGTGCTGGCGGCCGTGAGCGAGGTGTGGTCGCCGGGCCGCGTGGGCGTGCGCTTCAGCCCCTTCTCCACCTTCAACGGCATCCACGACAGCGATCCCATGACCACCTTCGGCCACGCCATTGAGGCGGCCAACGAGGCCGGGCTGGGCTACCTGCACATGGTCGAGGGCCAGATCGGGGAAAGCCGCGAGAACCCCGAGGGCTGCGACGTGAACGCGCTCCGCCGCCGCTTCGACGGCCCCTACATGGCGAACAACGGCTTCGGGCGCGCGGACGCGATCGAGGCGGTGGAGACCGGCCACGCCGACCTCATCGCCTTCGGCAAGCCCTACATCGCCAACCCGGACCTGCCGGAGCGGTTGGAGCTGAACGCCGAGCTCAACACGCCCGATCCGAACACCTTCTACGGCGGCGGCGCCGAGGGCTATACCGACTACCCGACGCTCGCGGAGTCGCGCGCGGCGTGACGGCGACACGGGCGGGGCTCGGCCTGTCGCCCGGCCGCGCAGCGGCAGCCCAAGACGATTCCCGGTTTGCGTTTGCGGGTGGACCCGGGGAGGGTCCCCACGAACCCTGCGGCGGTCCAGTGCCGCGTTCGCCGGGACGGCTCGCGCGCCCCAGGACGGGCAAACGCTGCCCGCCCCCCATGGCCGAACGATGCCAAGGCTGAATTCGCCGGGTTGACGCGCGCATTGCACTGAAACGGCCAAGGGCCGCCAGCGAAGGGCAAGCATGACAATGACCCCAGCGACCCGGCTGACCGCCGCCGGCTTCCTTGCCACCGCTGTCGCGTTCGGCCCCGCGCGCATGGGCTTCGGCCTCTTCCTGCCGGGCTTCCGGGACGCGTTCGCGCTCTCGACCTCGACCGCCGGCCTGATCGCGAGCGGCGGCTTCCTGGCGTTCCTCGTGGCGCTTCTCCTGAGTGCCTGGATGGGCCGGCGCTTCGGTGAGCGCGTCTCGGTCGTCTCCGGTGCCCTGGCGGCGGCCGTGGGGTTCGCGGCGGTTGCGGTTGCCGGGACACCCACGCTCCTCGCCGTGGGGATCGCGCTTGCCGGCAGCAGCGCGGGTCTGTGCTGGGCGCCGTTCAACGACGCGGCCGAGCGTGTCGTGCCCGAGCACGCCCGGCCCACCGCGCTGTCCGTGGTCTCGACCGGGACCACCTTCGGCGTCGCGGCGGCGGCGGGATTGGCCCTGGCCGTGACGCAGGGGGTGCTGGACTGGCGCGTGGCCTGGGCCGGCTTCGCGCTCGGCGGGCTCGTGCTGGCCGGCGTCGCGTGGGCCGGGCTGCCGTCGACCCGGTACCCGAAATCGACCCCCACGGCGGTCAAGGAGATCGTGCACGCGGCCCTGCCGGCCAACTTGGCGCCGGCGCCCACGCCCGAGACGGCGGCCGCCAGCGCCCGTCTCGCCCAGCGCGCCGCCATTCCGCTTTATGCCACGGCGCTGTGTTTCGGCATGACCAACGCGATCTTCCTGTCGTTCGCGGCCGACCGCGTGGCGAGCGTCGGCGGCTTGCCGGGCCTCGCGAACGCGGGGGCATCGCCCGTGATCTTTCTCGGCTATGCCGCGTTCGGCGTTCTCGGCCTCGCGACGGGCCGGATCGAGGCCCGAAGCGGCCTGGCGCCGCTGTTTTGCTTCATCTTCGGCGCGGCGACGCTTTCGCTTGTGCTGATCGCGCTCGCGCCGACGTCGTGGATCGGGGTGATCGCCGCGTCGGGGCTGCACGGCGCGGCCATCATGATGGTGAGCGCGGTCTTCTCGTTCTGGAGCGTGCGGTTGTTTCCGGGGCTGAGCACGCTCGGCTTCACGGCCGCCTTGCTCAGCATGGCCGTCGGCAGCGTGGTGGGGCCGGTGCTGGCGGGGCTCCTGGCCGCGGCCGAGGGGCCGGTGGTCATGTTCCTCGTCGCCGCGATTCCGCCGCTCGCCACGGCGCTGTGGTTCGGCGCCAAACTGCGCATGCCGCGCCCGCGGTTGCCCGCGGCGGATGAGCAGACCTAGCGCCGTTCGCCGTTAGAGCAGATCGCCGTAAAGCAGAATCAGCTTGTTCGGGGTGTCACGCCCACG from the Limimonas halophila genome contains:
- the ccmA gene encoding heme ABC exporter ATP-binding protein CcmA, with the protein product MARHALPAGTLEADGLGCLRGDVPVFAGVRFALEPGDALVLRGPNGSGKSSLLRVLAGLLPPAAGRLFWNGEAIDPGDEAHRGRLAYLGHADALKPVLTARENLAFWAKLHGAAPDGVDAALDRLDLRELADTPVGLLSAGQRRRLAIARIVASPAAVWLLDEPGVSLDAAAVHRLAAALAAHRAAGGIVVAATHQPLDLAAARELDMRNHEPAPLPPEAIP
- a CDS encoding TetR/AcrR family transcriptional regulator, which codes for MPEAPTKTEHAGPGRPRAFDEAEALRAALTVFWEQGYEATSVDTLIRAMGISRSSFYGCFGSKHGAMLAALRRYADDSLDRLAEVAAAERTPRAAVRAMIHAMVTTKDAHRGCLLVNCISELAARDAEITELIQRHIARVERLLAETIAEADADGAADRARALVSLTLGAITLRKAGLPPEQVDAALNRAEPLLPTA
- a CDS encoding alkene reductase, whose translation is MTTPKLFTPIQVGDLELPHRVVMAPLTRNRARASDDAPHALHAEYYAQRASAGLIITEATQITPEGKGYAWTPGIHSESQLDGWRAVTEAVHARGGRIFLQLWHVGRISHTSLQPNGQAPVGPSAEAADAHTFDGTGFVKTSTPRALETDEIPRVLDDYRRAARNAKDVGFDGVEVHAANGYLLDQFLRDGANHRTDAYGGSPENRVRILREVLAAVSEVWSPGRVGVRFSPFSTFNGIHDSDPMTTFGHAIEAANEAGLGYLHMVEGQIGESRENPEGCDVNALRRRFDGPYMANNGFGRADAIEAVETGHADLIAFGKPYIANPDLPERLELNAELNTPDPNTFYGGGAEGYTDYPTLAESRAA
- a CDS encoding MFS transporter, with protein sequence MTPATRLTAAGFLATAVAFGPARMGFGLFLPGFRDAFALSTSTAGLIASGGFLAFLVALLLSAWMGRRFGERVSVVSGALAAAVGFAAVAVAGTPTLLAVGIALAGSSAGLCWAPFNDAAERVVPEHARPTALSVVSTGTTFGVAAAAGLALAVTQGVLDWRVAWAGFALGGLVLAGVAWAGLPSTRYPKSTPTAVKEIVHAALPANLAPAPTPETAAASARLAQRAAIPLYATALCFGMTNAIFLSFAADRVASVGGLPGLANAGASPVIFLGYAAFGVLGLATGRIEARSGLAPLFCFIFGAATLSLVLIALAPTSWIGVIAASGLHGAAIMMVSAVFSFWSVRLFPGLSTLGFTAALLSMAVGSVVGPVLAGLLAAAEGPVVMFLVAAIPPLATALWFGAKLRMPRPRLPAADEQT